From Magnolia sinica isolate HGM2019 chromosome 13, MsV1, whole genome shotgun sequence, one genomic window encodes:
- the LOC131223250 gene encoding cytochrome P450 734A1-like: protein MEEGYYCMYVIVGVVMWMLVLKGMVILWWRPRKIEEHFSKQGIRGPPYRFFIGNVKEIVGLMVNASTHPMPLSHNILPRVLSFYHHWKKIYGATFLVWFGPTARLMVADPDLIREIFVSKSEFYEKYESHPLVRRLEGDGLLSLKGEKWAHRRKIITPTFHMENLKLLIPVIGKSVLDMVQKWSDISENGEVEIDVSDAFQNLTEDVITRTTFGSSYNDGKAVSQLQAQQMVFAAEAFRKVFIPGYRFLPTKKNTSSWRLDKEIRKSLVKLIRQRNQNSKEKAGGPAKDLLGLMINAGAMKPNDRRSDGPTAPSTITVQDIIEECKAFFFAGKQTTSNLLTWTTVLLAMHPRWQELAREEVLQVCGSRDIPTRDDIAKLKTLGMILNESLRLYPPAIATIRRAKADVELGSYKIPRGTELLIPILAVHHDPILWGRDAAEFNPARFSEGVARAARHPMSFIPFGLGARTCIGQNLAIIEAKLALAIVLKHFSLRLAPSYRHAPTVLMLLYPQYGAPVVFRRLSDPDTRCGDQGS, encoded by the exons ATGGAAGAAGGGTACTATTGCATGTATGTGATAGTGGGAGTAGTAATGTGGATGTTGGTATTGAAAGGGATGGTTATTCTGTGGTGGAGGCCTCGCAAAATAGAAGAGCATTTCTCAAAGCAAGGAATAAGAGGCCCACCATATCGTTTCTTCATAGGGAATGTAAAGGAGATAGTGGGGTTGATGGTCAATGCCTCTACTCATCCCATGCCTCTCTCTCACAACATTCTCCCTAGAGTCCTCTCTTTCTACCACCACTGGAAGAAAATCtatg GTGCGACCTTTCTCGTGTGGTTCGGACCCACGGCTCGTCTGATGGTGGCAGACCCGGACCTCATCCGAGAGATCTTTGTGTCCAAATCCGAGTTTTATGAGAAATACGAGTCTCACCCACTTGTTCGACGGCTCGAAGGTGATGGCCTTTTGAGCCTCAAAGGAGAGAAGTGGGCCCACCGAAGAAAGATCATCACACCAACTTTCCACATGGAAAATCTCAAA CTACTTATTCCGGTGATCGGCAAGAGTGTGCTCGACATGGTACAAAAATGGTCAGACATTTCGGAAAATGGTGAGGTAGAGATCGACGTTTCGGATGCATTTCAAAACTTGACTGAAGACGTAATTACCCGAACTACCTTCGGCAGCAGCTACAACGATGGGAAGGCTGTTTCTCAATTGCAAGCACAACAGATGGTTTTCGCCGCTGAAGCTTTTCGGAAGGTTTTCATTCCAGGATACAG GTTCCTACCAACGAAGAAAAATACAAGTTCATGGAGATTGGATaaagaaattaggaaatccttGGTGAAATTAATCCGGCAACGGAATCAGAATTCCAAAGAAAAGGCCGGTGGGCCCGCTAAGGACTTACTGGGCCTTATGATCAATGCGGGTGCGATGAAGCCCAATGATCGAAGATCAGATGGGCCCACGGCCCCATCGACGATCACCGTCCAAGATATTATCGAGGAATGCAAGGCCTTCTTCTTCGCCGGGAAGCAGACGACGTCAAACTTGCTGACGTGGACGACAGTACTGTTGGCCATGCACCCACGGTGGCAGGAGCTGGCACGTGAGGAGGTGTTGCAGGTGTGCGGATCACGTGATATCCCCACCAGAGACGACATTGCTAAGCTTAAAACG CTGGGGATGATCTTGAATGAATCATTGCGTTTGTACCCACCTGCGATCGCGACTATAAGGCGGGCCAAAGCTGACGTGGAGCTCGGAAGCTACAAGATTCCACGTGGGACCGAGCTCCTGATAccaatcctagccgtccatcacgACCCTATCCTCTGGGGCCGAGACGCAGCCGAATTCAACCCGGCCCGGTTCTCGGAAGGCGTGGCACGTGCGGCCCGCCACCCAATGTCGTTCATACCATTCGGGCTCGGGGCCCGAACTTGTATCGGGCAGAACCTAGCCATCATAGAAGCGAAGCTGGCTCTAGCCATTGTATTGAAACACTTCTCACTCCGACTCGCCCCGAGTTATCGGCACGCACCAACGGTTCTGATGCTCCTCTACCCGCAGTACGGTGCGCCTGTTGTATTTAGGCGCCTGTCGGATCCGGATACCCGATGTGGAGACCAAGGCTCCTGA